In the Silene latifolia isolate original U9 population chromosome 1, ASM4854445v1, whole genome shotgun sequence genome, AAAGATTTTCGTCAATTTGCATTATAAGTGAAGGAAGACGCTAATTGAAACTCTCTACATTTATCATCTTTATGACATAGATTTATGTTTTGTACTCCgtatttttttaattatgtagAAAAAACTACAAAATATTACTCCGTACTCAGTACTGTAATACAATTTGAATAAGTTAGTTCAATTCAAATTCGCCTTGTATCATTGCTCAAATTCGCCTTGTATCATTGCTCAAATTCAAATTCGCCTTGTATCATTGTTCATCAATGATCATTGCTTTCTTATTATCAAATACGGAGTATTCTACATGAAGAGGCCTGTAACTTCTTAAAAGCACTGAAAGCAAAACATCTACTCCCTTGTCACGaatatttgtttacctattttatttttttaggtttagtcaattgtttacctttctattttcAGAATACTTTTAATAAATAATTTGATCATCACCCCCAATTTGGTCCACTTCTCATCAAATAATGGCTCTCTTCTCTTTTTTTGGtctttgtatcaaaatcgaagataaacaaatgaccgaTACGAAGGGACTATTTACTTCTCATATTCTATATGACTTGCTAGTTGCTACCGTAGAACATAATAATTTTCAAACAATGTGCAAACAATAAAATTATGATTAGTTAAATGGAATAATAAATGCGTATCTATCAATTTAAAGTCACAGACCATACAGTGGTGGAGCTGGGGGGTTAGCAGGGGCGCTCGTCCCCGCTGACGGATGGAAATCGCAAAAGTTTtagttgaaattttcgaaaaaaattcgAGTTTCCCTTATCCCATAACCCGTTCGGCCCCGCTGAAATTTTTTGCCCCCGTTGGGTTCAAATCTTGGCTCCGTCACTGGGACCATACATAATTTAATAAGAACGAATAATGAACAAACTTGTAGTGTTATTTTCTTTTCAGTATCTTAATATTTATACCAATTTTTCGTCACTGGACTTTAAACTATACTAAGTAGAATTTATCGGTCAAAAGTGAAACTTGAGTAAAAACAATCCTATAAGCATGTTCCTTTAGTTACTCGATTTTAAACTTTTAATTTTTCTATGAGCTGTATTTTAATCATGATTGCTAAACATTTGGTTGAGATGGATCGTAAGTATATCTCTATAAAGTCATTTTACACACAATTTAATCATTTGGTTAAGCGTAATGAAATCTCGTCTCCGTCATATTATAGGCGTACTTACACATGGTATGCAAGAATCATATGCTTTTGTCAACAAACAAAGGATAACTTTAACATGTATAGGCGTGGCGTACCGAGTAACGCATAGACCTTAAATAAAAAGATATCATGTCTCTCAGCAAACCACTTACGGAATACTATATGCTTCATAACATACTAACTCAAGAACCAAACACTCTAAATTACACATGGTATGGAAGAATCATATGCTTTTAGGAAGGTTCAAACTTAACAAAAACGACAAtttacaacaacaaaaaatgattGCATGTGTATCATATTTATATGGGTATAAACCTGAATATAGAACGAACAAAATCAAAACTTGCAGCATAATATGTAACAAAACTAAAAACTATGATCTCAACAATAGGAAATAACAATAGGAAATAACAATAGAGCCATATggttaaaataatgaaaactaAGCAATGCTATGTATGGATAGAAACAAACCCGAATAGTTGTACGtgcacttttatttatttataagaATTCGTCGTGTTAGAGGTCGGGAATAATAACTAATATAATACAAATTGGTATTCCTGAGAATACGTCAAATATCCCTCATGAAGATGAACAAATATTTGTGTTAAAATAAAGGGGGAGCTATTGAGGAGTTTATAGTGGAAAAGCTGACCTTAAAAGCCGTAATTGTCGTGAGCATGAGCAATCATCAATAAACGCAATTAACCGCAACCCTGTAGGCTGTAGTCAAACAACAAATATTATGTGGTTAATAACAAAAAATAGAAATACTGGATACGTTGCATAATATAAACATAAACATATGAATATTTGATGATGTCTATTGTTTTCCGTAAATAGCTAATAACGAATTAACGATATATACACCCCTTTCAAGAAAGGGAAATTAACTATATATATGCAGTCGTATCTACAAATCTTtcgagaataatattattagaattataaCACTATTAGACATCTATCTCTTATAGAGTTACGGTCGTTCAATTTTGATCTCCTAGCCAACCTCTATCATCTAACAATATGTAATTCTTCTTATCATACGTTTCTTTGGCATCTAACAGGACCTTGGATATTTGTTTTGTTGATTGTTATTTATTCTTATCTTTTAGATATAATTTGATACATAAATAATTCAAGGTAGTTCACGGAAGTTGGagactctataatcgctcgaaaaaagcttcctttaataatatagatagatatatattGATTTATCATCACaccctaataataatactaaataTGTTTTGGTTTATGTTCGAAATAGAGTACAAAAATGATATTGTTTTATTTCCGATATATATACAACTATACAAGCTAAGAGCAACTCCAATGGTCCCATataaggacttgcttgcaattatTATAAATTATCAAGCATGTTGCTTACCATTGGAGTATAAAAATATGTTACCGCTTGTAAGCCGATGTAGCTTTGTCAAGCTACGTAGCTTGAAATAAAATAAGTAActacaaaataataaaataatttataTTACAATATTTATATGTTACGTGAGGCCATTTAAGCTACATCTATCGTAGTATACCATTTGAGGATGTTGTAGCTTGAAAGCATTGTTGCTTAAAAAAATAATGGGATAAGTCAAACTACAAagttttgtaatttgtcattggAGTTGCTCTAAGAAATCTAAGAAATACAATGGTCttattgattaattgattttaaAATATTTACGCACGTGAAATTAACAACGCTTTACGCTTATATATGTTACTCAACAGGATGAATTGTTGGAGTTGATTGAAGCAGGGGATATAGAGATAACAGATGAAAGTAAATCGACAATTCCACGAAGGATGATGACTATTTCCTTACGTAGGGACTACGCTGCTCCTAGAGTTCATAAGCCTCGTCAGATTCCATGATTAATTATGATTTGTGAATTCGTAATTTTCTtgctaaaaaaaaaacaaaatgttgtaattttcagttgattttatGTAATTGACAGGAATGTAATGTTTTTCTACGACATTCTAAGTAATATAAAGTGGTATACAAATTATTTTGAGTCGCGAAAGAACTGGTCTCTCCTTGTAAGTTCTAATATTATATTCGTATGGTTTAACTCTCTTGGCTGTTTTGAATTCAAACACAtttaaatttaaaaatttcaatgATGATTACAAGATGCTATACGGAGTAGTTGTCACAAAGGTGTAACCGAGTCAATTTGAGCTTCAGCTCGGGCGGGCTTGGCCAGAATTATCAACTTTTTACCTATAGCTATCAGCTGAACTAGTTCGTTTACATATAGTTTCAGAACTTACGATTACAGCATAAATCATAATAAAATTGAACAGCAATATCAGGAATATCAATCCTAGCCTTTGTACCGTAATTATCATCTCCGAAAGCATTCTGCGCGACAAGCGGGTTGTGAAGACGCTTGGTGGATTGTGGCAACGGTCACAACCGGAGATTGATTCCTCGCCATTTCCTGTGAAATCACGGAGGACAGTACGCGGTATGCAGCATCTCGGAAATTGGTCATGTTGAAATATGACTCTGCAGGATATTCTGTTCTTGGACAGCCGATGGAAGACTAAACATCAAAGACATTTGTATTAGTGTAATGGTTTAACTTCTGTAACGGTATTTTACGAGGGATTTTAATTTTCATCGTAAAATCAGTGGTTACTCTGGTTAGCACTTAGCAGGAGCGCACTCTGCTGAAATATGAACCTTCAAAAATTTTGCCCAAATTTTCGAGTTTTGCTTATGGCATTACTTGTTTGTATCGCTGAAAATTTTTCGGCTTCTAATTATAATTCCTAGCCCGCTGCTAATTATATTGAATACACCGTAATACATGCATTACACCAGGGTAACATGCTTATAGTTGCCCCTCTTACCCGGTAATTTGCAGGGTCCTTGCATGTTGTATAGTTTTATACTGTGAAATGGTACTTTTATACATGTATAATGTTTGAATTATTTTTTGTAATAAATAATTATTTCTGATAAAAAATGGTTTTATAATATGAAATTATAAATGGCCTTATTCAATAATTTGTGTGGATATTGTTGGTCGTCGACATATTGAAGCCGTAATCTTTAACGATTGGTTGACTTTTatatacgttttttttttggtgcgttGACTTTTATATACATCGTGAGCGTGGAGTCCTACTCATATGTACTTCGTATTGAGGtaataaactaattaattatAAAGCCATATTGTCATCAACTCTCACCCTCTTTTATTTCACATTGCTTAATTGGGTAAATTATACCATGCACCTAGGAGTATGGTGCATGGTACTCccttttcttaatttttttcttataataaataaatcataaatttaatatattagaaaataataaaaaatatattattattcataatttttattcCTCTACAAATAGagatcatatttgatatgttttgttatttattttattttttttctcacatattcacataacgtaattgacatattcatattatatcacataatttttttcttttaattattttgtATTATGCGGTTTTGGAATGAAATTAAACGTTCATGATTATTGTTCAATATATTTGAACCAATaaagtcatattcactaaactataaATGTCATATTTACTCAAGTGTAAGTGAATATAATAGAACTATGGGATGAATATCACACCACataatacatattcatcaaacTATACCGTCATATTCACAAAACTGAAAGTGAATATGATAATGTCCTATTGTGAATATCGCACTTTAACGCACATATTCATTAAACAATATTGTCATATTTATTAAACTTaaaatgaatataatagtgtCATATCTGAATGTAACGCTACGTAATACTTAAATTGAATATGACCGTGGTAGCTTTTTCTTAAAAGTGGAagttaattttttgttttaaaattttatgaggaaaaaaaaagcaaaaaaataaaaaaataaaaaaaagggggAAGTTGAGGATGAGTGGGGAGTGGGGGGTTGGAGAGAGTATGTAGTATCCTACACATGGGTGTAGGATATAAGAATTGGCTTAATTGGACATTGGTGAAAAAATGGGAGCAACTAATTCAAAAATCAGCCGGTTTTTTTAAAAACGGTCATATCTATCTGGAATGTAAAACAAGTCAAAACTATTCCATCCATATAGACAGATAAAACAAGAATTTGTCATTTTCAGACATACTAGTTTCGTCTTATTTATCTATTTAATCcgttttattttaaaaataataattaaattatgacGACTTTCAACCTTCAATGACGATTACAAAGATGCTAACTAACAATTCATTTCAACTACCAAAGGACATTAAAAAAgacaattaaaaacaaaaatgtgGCTCTCAAAATAGTTGTACAACTAATTAAGTTATTAAAATGATTTGACTTTGTAAGAAGCATTTCTATATATAATTTCGTTATGTTCTTCCACTATTTACAACTTAATTACATCTCAATTTAGTCAACTTTTGCAATCGACATAGAAAAAATGggaattaaagctttatttttcGTATTACTACTCCTCTTAGCTTTTGTTCTTTGCAAATCTGATCAAGTTCCGACTTCTTTTGGTAAGTTTTTGTCTATCGCTTCTAAATAGCTAGTCTTGTATGCGGCGGTTGTATTTGTACGATAAGACATACAAACATAATGTTTTTGTTGTTTAAGCAATAGAAATATGATATTCAAAAACAAATGTTATTCTAAAACCAAGCCTAGTTAAAGTTGAAGGCCTCGAAATTTTATAATTCATGATGCGTTATGGATTTAATTTTTCGGTTTTTTAGGAAGTGGAAATTCCATGGAGAAAGATCGCTTCCTTGAAGATATATATACCGAGGTTTGTGTTATAAATTCGTAGGAGTGTTATTAatttttgttgagaaatataaataaTCGATTATACACTATTAATCTATTATATGTAGTTTTTTTTAATCTTATTTAAAATAGCTTTACACAAATGTTATTCTAAAATCAAGTACGAAGTATTATTTTATACTTAAATACTAATTTTATACCCGTGCGAAATTGCACGGGATTAGATGTTTAATAACTTGTTGAAATGTTAAAATATTGAAAATTAAAACCACATAATTATAAAATTTGAGATATATTAAGTTGTTAAAATTTTAATAAACGAAAATGAAAATACAAAGATATCGAGAGAAATGTACAATTGGTGATTAATCATCTGTATATAAATGAAATAAGCATCAATTTAATCTGTAGaaattaaagtttaatcaatttTGATTTGTAGAAATTAAAATTTAATCGATGTATTTGTAAAAGTTAATGTTAGAAACTATACTAATTGCTTAAAGCACAACAACTTCATAAAATTGAAACAATTTTAGTTGGGTGGAGGCCTAcctaattttttttcttaatttctcTCAGCCAATCACAATCCTCTAAATAACTTAGCTTTTATACATAGAAGATTTTCACTAAATAACTTTCACAACCCCGTGTCTTTGTAAAAGGTGCATCATTGTCTTTTGAACATGATTTTACAATGTTGTATCGTAACATTTTACAAAAGACTTAATTGTTCGCTAATgttttttatttacttatttgTGATTTAAATAGGATGAATTGTTGGAGTTACTAGAAGCAGAGGATATAGAAATTACTGATGAAAGAAAATGGACAATCCCACGAAGGATGATGGCTGACTATAGTACTGGACCTAATGGTCGTCATACTCCTTAATGAATTTGTGATCATTATTTGCAAAACTAGAATGTTTCATATttcttgtaaaaaaaaaaaatgaattgttGATTTGATGTACAATGATAATCGACAGGAATGTAATGTTTCACTACcacatttcagttttattttttaaGTCCGGCATACCTGTCTTGAGATTAAACCGTGATAAATGTACCTTTTTCCTTTTTCAAATTGATGAGATAAGTTTTTTTTGCTAATCCCGACTCCCGACTCCCGGGGAATAAAGTTTTTGGTCCATCCATTTTATTTGACCCATTTTAAATTTAAGACGGGTATAAAGACGCATACccgtcttaaacaataatttatgTCGTTACCCTTTGTGAAGTGCCACTTAATACAAATTATAGAATAAATTGGTCTCACACTCATTGTAAGCATATGCATTTCCAAGGAGATTCGGTGGGTGCATCTTATGGGTGATCATGAGACAAGACAACTTACGAGTAGGCTGAGCTCAGCTCGGTCAAAGCTTGGCTCAATAACTTAATGAGTCAAGCCGAACTTACGTTGATTCAACTTAAAAAAACTCGTAAGCGGCTCAAACATAAGTGACTAGATAATATCCTATTCAATCTAATTTTCCAAAAACATTTTATAATAATTACGGAGTATATCTTTATATTATTATATCAATTGTTCTCATTGATTTACCTAATATCTTTGTATATAAAATTTGAattctattttcgaaaatattaaaagaaaaagaaagaaaaattaataatTTAGGTTCAAAAATTTAACATCGGCTCAAATACAAGTTAAAGCTCACAAGCTTAATAATAAGCACATTATTTTAAATTCGAGTGAGTTTGACCTTGAATTTTGCTCTATGAACGAACACAAGCCCGCGGAGCAAGGTCAAGCTCGTGCTCGACTCGGCTCCTAATTTTCAATTCCCTCTTTTTGTTTTCACTCCCTCCAGAAATCGCTTAATAAACCCCagcaaaaccctagaaaattaaaTCCAATAATCGAAGATTCAAACCTTGTAAATGCTAAAATCAGCATAACTTCGATTCTTACTGTCGCGATTTCCGTCTCAATTCTTGGTACATTTCCTTTATCAATTTCAAATTATTCAAAATCGTTACTTTCCCCCAATTTTTagtgatttttgtgattttttgtgatttttgatcGATAAATGAACGAAATGAGCAATTAATTGCAATGTAAATTAATAATCACGAAAAATGATGTCGAAATTGTGTACTAGATTGTTGAATATATGCATACATTCTTATTGTAAATTAAAAAGATTGGATAAAGCAGAATCAATCATTATTGATGGTATTAGATTAGGTGTGCTTCCAGATGTAACGACTTATAATACTCTTGTTGATGCTTATTGTCGATTTGTCGACATTGATGCCGCTTACAGAGTTGTTGTTAGAATGCAAGTAGCTGGAATGATGCCGAATATTGTAACATATAATACATTGCTGGCCGGTGCTAGCAGGCGATGCCAATTATCGCGTTCGCTTGatttatttgatgaaatgcttggtTTGGGGATTGCTCCAGATGTGTGGAGTTATAACACATTGATGCATTGCTTCTTTAGATTAGGAAAAGCCGATGAAGCGTATAGGGTTTTTCGGGATATTATTCTTAATGACCTTCATCCTGATGAGACTAGTTTTAATACGTTGATTAATGGGTTGTGTAAGAATGGGTATACGGATAATGCTCTTATGTTGTATAGGAATTTGAAGCGTTATGGGTGGAAACTTGAGTTGGTGACATATAATATTCTTATAGACGGGCTTTGTAAAGCGGGTAGGTTTAAGTCAGCTAGGTGGATACTCCATGAGCTTGCTCAATCTGGATATGAGCCTGATGCGTTTACTTATACTTCGATGTTGAAATTTTGCTTTCGTTTTGGTGAGATTGATGAAGGGTTTGAGGTGTTTAAGAAAATGAAGAGTGAGGGTTACATGTTTGATGCCTTTGCATATTGTACCGTTGCAGGAGCCTTTGCGAAAAGAGGGAGGCTTATAGAGGCGAATGAATGCATGGAAGCCATGTTGAATAGTGGTGTTGCACTTGACACAGTGTGCTATAACACTTTGATGAATCTGTACTGTAAACAGGGAAAGTTGGAGGCCGCATTTGAGTTGTTGGAGTCGATGGGGAAGGAAGGTATAGATTGTGACGCGTATACTCATACCATTCTGATTGACGGATTGTGCAAGGCAGGGGATTTTGAAGGAGCATATAGACATTTAGTATATGCAGGCTCGATTGGGTTTTCAAGTTTGCCTGCCTTTAATAGCCTTCTGGACAGGATTTACAAAATTGGCCAGTCTCATACCGCAGTTAATCTGTTCGAGTCAATGAGGATAAAAGACGAGTTTACTTACTCCTCCATGGTGCACAATCTTTGCAAGGAAaggaagtttaggattgcttcgAGAATATTGATGTCTTGTGTAAAGAATGGGATGAACATACTCAAGTCTGCTGAACGAGCAGTTATTAGAGGCCTTCGTGCTACGGGGTCAAGAAAAAGTGCAAGGAGGTTGCAGTCAAATATTAAATATCTACGTCGTTGAGTCTTGCATATGATTTCTTCTGGGAAACAATACTAATCGAATATTTTGTTTACCGATTAGCGTATTGTTTTTTCATGAACTTGATGGACCCCTTCTTAGCATGGCATACAAGATATTATTATCCATCTGAAGGAGGCGCTCTTTGTTTCAGTTATACATCTGGCCGCTACATGCAAAGTTAAATAATTTTCTGTGCATGGTTGCTTCATTTGCCACAAATAACAGTTTCACAGGTAGTTGCTTCTTATCTATATCAGTATTGATTGTGCTTTAATGTATGTGTcaagttatatttttttttttctcgttttcCCTCTGTTTTTTGGTTCTACTCTTGTTTGATAACTTCTTGTACTGATGCCATTGAAACAACAGCTTTTTAACTGCCGTTTAATAAGTAATAACAGTTTTACTATCAAGCATTGTCCAAAAGGAAAGCAAAAACATTGAAATTGAGATTTGTTCTGTAGCTGAGAATTTTTGTTTTTATTCTAAGGTCTGGTTGATTCACTGGTTGAGGATGACCTATAAGCACTATTTAAAAACGTTAGCCGAGATGCAGTCATAAGTAAACTTGCTAGCAGTCACATGTGCATATGGATGACTGTCCCTTGCTTCTTGGTGTTGAAAGTCTAGTTCTACTTCTGTCTCTAGAATCCAGCCAATGTGTTATGTATGTGATGATAGCTTTTCTTTATTTCTGTATGTTCTGTGCAAAAGATATGTAGAGTGATCGCTTTTTTATTTGTTCTGCAAAATATATGTAGAATGGTAGGTTGATAGTAAGAAATATAACTGCTTTCTGTTGTTTGCAAGTATTACCTCGCCCAccttaatttgttttatttagcCTAAGCTTCAAAACCACTTCAGTTATGTGCTTGTGCTCGATATAGCAACAGTTTGCAGGGCCATACGCCCATACCTGTGAATGAGTTGACTAATATTTTGGTGTTCTGATTGGTGGAATAAAGATTATTCCTTACAAAATGGCAAATAATGTAACTGTTTGGAGGGAACTGAGGTACACTGTTCAAATGAAGATTACCTAGATGCAGGGATTGGAAAGTACCCTTACTTTCCGGGATACAATGGAAACTATCCTCACTTTCCAGGATACAACGGGAGAACTTCCTGGATGTCCCTTGATTTTTAAAAAATTGTCATTTCTCAAAACTCACAAGTTGCTACCTTCACAAATGGAACCGAAGTTGTTATCAACTATGAACGTTTATGTCTCTCTTCTGTGAGACTGAGTCACCAGTTTTCTAAGCTGTGAGGTGTTAGCTCTCTGTGTTGCCGTGTCTCAGCTGTGTATCGTTGGGGGTTGTAGGATTTGACTTTTTTTGTTAAATCTTTTGTCTACCTCATATGTGCCTTATGTTCTGCTTATTGTTCACTTTATCTGTAGGCTCGAGAGATCGCCTACAAGCGTCGAGCCAGCACTGAAGCATTGAAAAATCTAATTGTTAGTTAGGCGCTATGTCTGGTGCTGAATAAGCTTCGAGCGATACAGGCACTTCAGCAGCTTCTGTCGCCTATGCCAAAAGCTGACAATATGTGTCTCACTCCTTGTCAAGGAGGTTATATTCCAACTCACACTTTTTCTAATTTTTCGTTTCACCCATCAAGTTTTAGCTATATTATTGGGAACATTACTAATCACGGATCTATTGCTCTCAGGATGCAAGTTGCCGGAATGGCGGAATGAGGCTTAACATAGTTACGTACAATTCGCTGTTTGCGAGCGTCAGCAAGCAATTTGGAAAAGTTCAGGTGTATGGAGATACAGGAACTTTGGTGTCTTGAGCAAACTCCGCTTTGGTCCCTTCTGATTTCAATTAATCACATTTTTGATGACCTAATATTGATATGTTTCCCATTTTGGTGAACTAAAGTGAAACACAACTAAAATTTCAACAaataacaattttttttaaaattctttTTCAAAATTATGTTGAAATTCacctatttatttatttatttatttatttatttatttatttatttttgcacttCATTGATTCGAAGCGTCATTGATTTCAATAAAGTTTTGACTATTTTATGTGTCTGGCCACTGGATTATTTTTTTCAACTATGCCTCTGGCCACTGGATTATTTTTTCAACCTCACGTCATATAATTTGCTCAAATCCGAGCCCCCTTTCCCAGCCATGGCAAACATGGTAAGTGCATGGAAGGAGGTTTTTTTGAAACTTTCACAGAAGACCCAAACTTTACCGGAAGTTTGGCTCAGGCTTTCGGCTTTCCCAGCTATCTCTACTCAGTTGATGATGGATGGGATTATGTTACCTTTGCAACTAACTCCACAAGCTAATTGAAATTGAATATGCTGCTCCAACTCGGCTCGTGATTATCATCAATGAATGCCAGGGCACTGAAGGATATTTTTCTAAGAGTGTCTAATCCAGTACGAGGATAGTAGTCCCATTTTGGTATCTGACGGCCCCCCCTGGACTGGATGACACCAAGTCTGCTATGTATAAGCTGTAGTAGTTTTAAATATCGGCTGTACCACTGGCACGTGATCGAATTATCAAGGTTCCGAAGGTTTTGGGCTGTGACGTGAACGCATTTTCCTGCATCTTGAAGTGTTATTGGCCGCatataaaattataaacgtgTCCATAACAAAGATTTAATACTCGGAATAGTTGTACTACTACTATATGTACCTTCCGGTTTGGTCTTGGGCTCTTAGTTAGCATTCTGTCTTTGGGCGTCAGTTGCCCATGTATGAGTGTATCCGTGTATGGCCGGCCTCATTACTCTGATCAACTAACATATTTCATATTCTTTTCAAATGTAAGGTTAATAGTAGTTACTCCATCTGGCTGAGTCAATTCTTTACGTATTTTATGTATTGGTGTCTCAATACGTTTTCTTCTTAAGCATATCTTTATAtcggaaaaaataaaataaatgtgaTTCCTGATATCTGTTTTATACACCCGACTTTGTGCAAAAACCAAATGTCAGGACGACCTTACTATACACGGAGTTTTCGGTATGTTCTACACCGGAAATTGTGTGGTCGTTGAGAATGTTTGGGAGACTGAAGTTGGTTCTACAGCAATATTGTCAGGTCACTGTACAAGGTAGACCGTTTTGCTGTTCATGTATGGCACGAGAGTACGAGTTGATAGACTCAGTGGCGGAGCTAGGATTTGAATTTAGGGGGGCGAAAatttttaggggggggggggggggcaaacgactaatttcataagatacactcgaaaaattttcgaaaaatttaaTCAAAAACTTCGAAATTTCTATCGGGGGGGGGACTCTCTCTTTTCCCCTACTCCACCACTGCCGTCTTTGGAACCCAAAccgtttgaactaaactaatttTAGTTGTTCTACCGAGCTGAACCAAACCGAACCGAACCGAAATTCCACACGAACAGAACGCCTAATCCATGTCCAATTGATTAAACTTTGGCAACCACAAAACTTCATCACCTTCCACCTTACTGGCGAAATAATGAGTGGCGCCACCGCGCGCGTATTCACTCTCCtctcaaccaccaccaccaccgcgccGACACTCCTCCGCCGCCATATATCATCTCCCTTCCTCCTCTTCCGCCGCCGCAACACGGCCGTTTCTTCCGTCGTCTTCCTCTCCAACCTCCACACTCACTCTCACTCCCCGCGCGTCGACTCATTCACCGCCGCAACTCCTCTCCCTTGGCCGGAATGGTCTCACTTTGTTTCTCGTGTCTCCGCCGCCTCCGCCGTGGTCGACCGCCAGAACGAGGTTAACTCGGACGAGTTCGCTGCGTCGACTCAGTTGACTGATGCTTTCATCAACGATGTTACTGCGTTTTTGGCCTTCGCTCGTCAACATCCTTCTCTTTTTTGGTTTGTTATTCgtttcaattcttttgatttctTCTGCATTTAGTTCGTTTTGTTAATTTGCTTAATTTTGCTGAAATTTGTGAATTCTACAGGATATTGCTTATATTGAATCAAACATTGCGAATTTGAGTAAAATTAAACAGAATTAAGTTCGCCGAGTAATTTTGCTGATTTTTTTTTGCTGTATTTAGATGATTCTAACAGGATATTACTGTTATTTGCTTATCGAAATTTGCATAAAATTAAGCAGATTTAAGTTCGTCGAGTAAT is a window encoding:
- the LOC141594998 gene encoding uncharacterized protein LOC141594998 isoform X2, with translation MQVAGMMPNIVTYNTLLAGASRRCQLSRSLDLFDEMLGLGIAPDVWSYNTLMHCFFRLGKADEAYRVFRDIILNDLHPDETSFNTLINGLCKNGYTDNALMLYRNLKRYGWKLELVTYNILIDGLCKAGRFKSARWILHELAQSGYEPDAFTYTSMLKFCFRFGEIDEGFEVFKKMKSEGYMFDAFAYCTVAGAFAKRGRLIEANECMEAMLNSGVALDTVCYNTLMNLYCKQGKLEAAFELLESMGKEGIDCDAYTHTILIDGLCKAGDFEGAYRHLVYAGSIGFSSLPAFNSLLDRIYKIGQSHTAVNLFESMRIKDEFTYSSMVHNLCKERKFRIASRILMSCVKNGMNILKSAERAVIRGLRATGSRKSARRLQSNIKYLRR
- the LOC141594998 gene encoding uncharacterized protein LOC141594998 isoform X1, whose product is MMSKLCTRLLNICIHSYCKLKRLDKAESIIIDGIRLGVLPDVTTYNTLVDAYCRFVDIDAAYRVVVRMQVAGMMPNIVTYNTLLAGASRRCQLSRSLDLFDEMLGLGIAPDVWSYNTLMHCFFRLGKADEAYRVFRDIILNDLHPDETSFNTLINGLCKNGYTDNALMLYRNLKRYGWKLELVTYNILIDGLCKAGRFKSARWILHELAQSGYEPDAFTYTSMLKFCFRFGEIDEGFEVFKKMKSEGYMFDAFAYCTVAGAFAKRGRLIEANECMEAMLNSGVALDTVCYNTLMNLYCKQGKLEAAFELLESMGKEGIDCDAYTHTILIDGLCKAGDFEGAYRHLVYAGSIGFSSLPAFNSLLDRIYKIGQSHTAVNLFESMRIKDEFTYSSMVHNLCKERKFRIASRILMSCVKNGMNILKSAERAVIRGLRATGSRKSARRLQSNIKYLRR